A single window of Spirochaetota bacterium DNA harbors:
- a CDS encoding ATP-binding protein — MPDIKAEEIYNVSFPSLKDSRKGVVNAVIEKILENGLSTKLSRDELYLLIDEAVTNAMEHGNKWNPDKMVSVIVTKNPSHLNISVSDEGAGFALGTTSNTCAEMEPLTIRGRGIKIIRQFCRPRWNDCGNCIELIIDLA, encoded by the coding sequence ATGCCAGACATCAAAGCGGAAGAGATATACAATGTTTCGTTCCCGTCGCTCAAGGACTCACGAAAGGGAGTCGTTAACGCGGTAATCGAAAAAATACTTGAAAATGGCCTGTCCACGAAGCTCTCGCGCGACGAGCTCTATCTCCTTATCGACGAGGCGGTCACCAACGCCATGGAGCATGGCAACAAATGGAACCCCGACAAAATGGTGTCGGTTATCGTAACGAAAAACCCGAGCCATCTCAATATCAGTGTAAGCGACGAGGGGGCCGGCTTCGCCTTGGGTACAACTTCGAATACCTGCGCAGAAATGGAGCCACTGACCATCAGAGGAAGGGGCATTAAAATCATCCGTCAGTTCTGCAGACCCAGATGGAACGACTGCGGAAACTGTATAGAACTCATCATCGATCTGGCATAA